The following are from one region of the Nicotiana tabacum cultivar K326 chromosome 3, ASM71507v2, whole genome shotgun sequence genome:
- the LOC107777790 gene encoding large ribosomal subunit protein bL12c — MASTLSTITLRSPSPSTATSTHASIPFPKKTLEFPIRTPKLQNRRATFLRPLAAVEAPEKVVQLGDEISNLTLADAQKLVEYLQDKLGVTAASFAPAAVVAAPGAAAEAPAVVEEKTEFDVVIDEVPSNARIATIKAVRALTSLALKEAKELIEGLPKKFKEGVSKDEAEDAKKQLEEAGAKVSIA; from the coding sequence ATGGCTTCCACTTTATCCACAATTACTCTTCGCTCTCCTTCTCCTTCTACAGCTACCTCAACACACGCCTCAATTCCATTCCCCAAAAAAACCCTAGAATTCCCCATTCGCACTCCCAAACTCCAAAACCGCCGAGCCACTTTCCTCCGCCCTCTCGCCGCCGTCGAAGCACCTGAGAAGGTAGTCCAGCTCGGAGATGAAATCTCCAATTTAACCCTCGCTGACGCCCAGAAACTCGTCGAGTACCTTCAGGATAAGCTCGGAGTTACTGCCGCATCCTTCGCTCCGGCCGCCGTCGTCGCCGCTCCTGGCGCTGCCGCCGAAGCTCCTGCTGTGGTAGAGGAGAAGACTGAATTTGACGTTGTTATTGACGAAGTTCCGAGTAATGCGAGAATTGCTACAATTAAGGCTGTTAGGGCTTTAACTAGTTTGGCTTTGAAAGAGGCTAAGGAATTGATTGAAGGATTGCCTAAGAAATTTAAGGAAGGTGTGTCTAAGGATGAGGCGGAAGATGCTAAGAAACAGCTTGAAGAAGCTGGTGCTAAAGTTTCTATTGCTTAA